From the Acidicapsa ligni genome, one window contains:
- a CDS encoding DUF2703 domain-containing protein has product MKIEILYFKGCPNHEPVVKQVQQILRSEQINVPVDEIEVTDAAMAQKVGFLGSPSIRIDDLDIEPDVRGLQTFGFGCRTYSDAEGRRSGIPSANIIKRALYEASAPGVTSMSEPG; this is encoded by the coding sequence ATGAAAATCGAGATCTTATATTTCAAGGGATGCCCGAACCACGAGCCAGTTGTAAAGCAGGTTCAGCAGATATTACGTTCCGAACAAATCAATGTGCCGGTTGATGAGATAGAAGTCACAGATGCAGCGATGGCCCAAAAGGTGGGTTTTCTTGGCTCACCAAGCATTCGCATTGATGATTTAGATATTGAACCGGATGTTCGTGGGCTACAGACATTCGGGTTTGGCTGCCGGACCTACTCCGATGCGGAGGGGCGGCGATCCGGGATTCCCTCCGCAAATATCATCAAACGGGCCTTATACGAGGCGTCGGCTCCTGGTGTCACGTCTATGAGCGAGCCAGGAT
- a CDS encoding heavy metal-responsive transcriptional regulator, which yields MQIGQVAQSTGLSIDTIRFYEKQGLVHAPPRSSGGYRVYDDRDVERFQFVGRAQNLGFSLQEIRELLVIENSKGDGCSHVHDLIAAKIGQVKEKIAELKRIESRLTKAQKQCSAALMKSCPAECPVLEELESGARKS from the coding sequence ATGCAGATCGGTCAGGTCGCACAGAGCACGGGACTGAGCATAGACACCATCCGCTTCTATGAGAAGCAGGGGCTGGTTCATGCACCTCCGCGTAGCTCAGGAGGATACCGGGTCTATGACGACCGGGATGTGGAGCGGTTTCAGTTCGTGGGCCGCGCCCAGAATCTCGGCTTTTCTCTTCAGGAGATACGAGAGCTCTTGGTCATTGAGAACAGCAAGGGAGATGGCTGCTCCCACGTACATGACCTGATCGCGGCAAAGATCGGCCAGGTGAAGGAGAAGATCGCGGAGTTGAAACGGATTGAATCGCGGCTGACAAAGGCCCAGAAGCAGTGCAGCGCGGCACTGATGAAAAGCTGCCCTGCGGAATGTCCAGTTCTCGAAGAACTTGAGTCGGGTGCGAGAAAGAGTTGA